One Plasmodium yoelii strain 17X genome assembly, chromosome: 5 genomic window, aaaatagctattcttcattttttttaaattactTTATAATAGCATACTAGCcgaatgaacaaaatatccGGGATAAACCGACAATGGGCCATACCATTTCCAGGTACCCATTTTCATATCACTTTCCATCACCCtacataatatatgcaatttaaaaaatcaccattttatatattttccttcgaataaattattttaaactattttgtatatcacaaaatatataagtgaCATTTTTTAAGGGCAAATGTAAAttctaataaaatttttctgtaaaaaagaataataatacaatgaCTACAAAggaaaaattataacaaaaaGGAATAAAAGGAACGAAGAGGCATAAATAGCTATTTTACAAACACACAAacttataataatacaaagATGCCTGAAATATGCAAAAGCAgaaatttaaaacattacGAAAATATTTCATACTATTGTTCATACTCCACATATTAGTcaatatatgtatgtgtaacaataaaaaaaataaaaacatattttatctAAACCCAAATAAAGATCataaaaaatcgaaaaataacataaataaatattcaaaaaaacatattGACAAACATGATCACATATTGAAGTATTATTTCTTATATCCACATTCTGATGGCcattgtaataataaaggaaatgttaaatatgataatttgtttaaatcaaaagaaataaaaaatggttGTATTGCCGATTGTagaaatagtaaaatatattacgaATGCCgtattacaaaaataaaggatatctccaaaaataaaaaaattaaaaatgtaaaccCCCATCTTGATTATTTCAaagacaaaaataaaaaaattactgAAAAAATAGAGGAAAATAATCTCAAACACAAACAAATTTTAGAAAACTTACAAAATAActtaaatacaaatatagaaaaaaaaaaaaaaacagaaattATCCAATCTAACAAATTGGATGTAGATTTAAAAAGTGAAACAAATCCTTCCAATAATAATATCTCGAAAAATGAagtagatatatatataacaaaatatgaaaatgtttttttaaataacaaCAGTAGAATAATGAGCTTAACGCCAAGTGGTGtacaaaataatacaaaaaaagaagCAACAATTgatgatatattatatggagggtttttaaatatttataaaccTGTCAAATTATATTCTATGAAAGTatgtgaaaaaattaaaaaagtattaaaaaattattttattaatataaataaaaataacattaaaataaaagtagGACATGGAGGGACATTGGATCCATTTGCAGAAGGGGTTTTAATGATAGGAATACAAAGAGGTACAAAGGAATTgtcaaattttttaaaatgttataaacaatatttaGCAGTTTCTGTATTAGGAATAGAAACCGATACGTTGGATAGAGAgggaaaaataattaaaatgaaAGACATGAAAGGAATACAAAAAAGAGATGATAGTATAACTGAATTGTTACAAAGTGATAAGGAATATGCAGAAAATTTCAAAAGCGAACTATCTAagaatataaacaaatttattgGCTGGATTGATCAAGTACCACCTATTTATTCATCCAAAAGAGTTAAAGGATTAAGATTATATGAATATGCACGAAAAAATATACctgttaaaataaaatcgaataaagttcatttaaaaaatataaaatatttaaaagaatTAGAACTTCCATTTTTTGATTTGCATATACATTGTTCAGGCGGAACATATATAAGAAGCCTAATACGAGACATTGCACATTCCATAAATCAATATGCTACtctaattaaattaattaggATAAAACAAAAGGAGTATTCTTACAAAAATTCTTTACATTATGATGacataaatatagaaaatattaaaaaatattttattaagttATAAAACTCTTTATTATGTATTTTCCGCAATTTTTACccttt contains:
- a CDS encoding tRNA-pseudouridine synthase B, coding for MQKQKFKTLRKYFILLFILHILVNICMCNNKKNKNIFYLNPNKDHKKSKNNINKYSKKHIDKHDHILKYYFLYPHSDGHCNNKGNVKYDNLFKSKEIKNGCIADCRNSKIYYECRITKIKDISKNKKIKNVNPHLDYFKDKNKKITEKIEENNLKHKQILENLQNNLNTNIEKKKKTEIIQSNKLDVDLKSETNPSNNNISKNEVDIYITKYENVFLNNNSRIMSLTPSGVQNNTKKEATIDDILYGGFLNIYKPVKLYSMKVCEKIKKVLKNYFININKNNIKIKVGHGGTLDPFAEGVLMIGIQRGTKELSNFLKCYKQYLAVSVLGIETDTLDREGKIIKMKDMKGIQKRDDSITELLQSDKEYAENFKSELSKNINKFIGWIDQVPPIYSSKRVKGLRLYEYARKNIPVKIKSNKVHLKNIKYLKELELPFFDLHIHCSGGTYIRSLIRDIAHSINQYATLIKLIRIKQKEYSYKNSLHYDDINIENIKKYFIKL